The Ziziphus jujuba cultivar Dongzao chromosome 7, ASM3175591v1 genome includes a region encoding these proteins:
- the LOC107424744 gene encoding uncharacterized protein LOC107424744 — translation MSDGEGHESDAPEELTAEQGIQQDQEIRKVQKESKARVVREGKERRRQWAQRITPRPSQGQKVENVQDVTDSETQNESVGNKGMLPNDIVELLAAREKQVFLSDSEDEKSQVKPTSKMKKRKPRNSGVNTVVLKEIPSAQCLQTSLEFLKKRKTQVSRSA, via the exons ATGTCGGACGGAGAAGGTCACGAGTCGGATGCGCCGGAGGAATTAACGGCGGAGCAG GGAATACAACAAGACCAGGAAATACGAAAAGTTCAGAAGGAGAGTAAGGCAAG GGTTGTTCGTGAAGGGAAAGAACGCAGGAGACAATGGGCACAAAGGATAACACCACGACCATCTCAAGGACAAAAGGTTGAAAATGTTCAAGATGTCACCGACTCTGAAACCCAGAATGAATCTGTGGGTAATAAGGGAATGCTTCCAAATGACATCGTTGAATTGCTTGCAGCTCGTGAGAA GCAAGTTTTCTTATCAGACTCTGAGGATGAGAAGTCTCAAGTAAAGCCTACTTCCAAGATGAAGAAGAGGAAACCCAGAAACTCGGG GGTAAATACTGTTGTCTTGAAGGAAATTCCTTCTGCTCAATGCTTACAGACTTCATTGGAGTTcttgaagaaaaggaaaactcAAGTGTCAAGATCAGCTTGA